Below is a window of Deltaproteobacteria bacterium DNA.
TTAAGTTTCCTCCGCTGGCATTACCCAGATCAGGTTCAAAGGGTATCTTCTCAGCCTGGCCGGCACCCCTGAATAGCTTCTATATTTGATAAATTTTACTTCAGTTTATTGAAAAAATCAAGCATAAATTCATATCTTATCCAATTATACATTGCTAAGCACTGTAAAGTTTTGTATGATCTTACAATGTAACAGTTTTAAAAAGGGGGGACAAGAATGGTGAATAGAGTTTTATTAATCGGCAGACTTGGAAAAGATCCGGAAGTTCGTTACACACCGGATGGAATGATGGTTACCAACTTCACTATGGCAACCGATGAACAAAGGAAGGATAAAAACGGCCAGAAGATCCAAAGGACTGAGTGGCACCGGATTGTCACCTTTGGAAAACTGGCAGAGATCTGCAGTAGTTATCTATCAAAGGGGAAATTGATCTTCATTGAGGGGAGAATCCAGACAAAATCCT
It encodes the following:
- a CDS encoding single-stranded DNA-binding protein, with protein sequence MVNRVLLIGRLGKDPEVRYTPDGMMVTNFTMATDEQRKDKNGQKIQRTEWHRIVTFGKLAEICSSYLSKGKLIFIEGRIQTKSWEDKDGNKRSTTEIIANNMQMLDSKGQTRSQDTEADDHAPTYSGLEQTPEDDVPF